The nucleotide window AGGCCATTGAGAAAGGGATTAGCTTAAATCCGGTTCTGAATAGTTTTCAGCAGGTTGTGAATGAATATCAGATTGATCACCAGCTGATAAGCACTTTTTTGAGAAGCATGGAAATGGATCTGGACAAAAAACAATACAACCAAAAACTTTACGAACAGTATATTCTTGGATCGGCAGAGGTTGTCGGATTGATGTGTCTGAAGGTTTTTGTTTACGGAGACGAAAAAAAATACGATGAGTTAAAATACTCAGCCATGAAATTAGGTTCTGCCTTCCAGAAAATAAACTTCCTCAGGGATATTCAGGCCGATTACAAGAATATGGGAAGAAGTTATTTCCCTGATATCAATTATGAATACTTTAATGAGACAGCCAAAAGTTCAATTGAGAACGACATAGAAAAAGACTTTCGTGATGGATATGAGGGGATCAGAAAATTGCCCGCAAAATCAAGGATAGGGGTTTATCTTGCCTATGTATATTATTATCAGCTATTTAAGAAAATCAAGAAGACACATGCACGTCATATCATGGAAGAAAGAATCAGAATAAATAATGCCCGTAAATACGTGATACTTTTTTCTTCCTATCTTCGCCATACCATGAATATGCTTTAATTTTTGAAAATTGAGAGACAAAGTAGTTTTGGTTGACAAAAATGACCGTGAAGTGGGCATCATGGATAAAATGGAAGCCCACCGGAAAGGAATCCTTCACCGTGCATTTTCTGTATTCATCTTTAATGAAAGCAACGAACTCCTTCTGCAGCAAAGGGCTCTCAGCAAATATCATTCACCCGGCTTATGGACAAACACCTGCTGCAGTCATCCTCAGGCAGGGGAAGACGTCAGATTTTCGGCAAAGTCAAGGTTAGTGGAAGAGATGGGCTTCAGCTGCGAGATCGAAAAACAATTTGAGTTTATCTATCATGCCGGGGTCGGAGACGGACTTATTGAACATGAACTCGACCATGTTTTTACAGGGTATTATAACCACGACCCCAAACCAGAGCCATCAGAAGTGGCTGATTTTAAATGGATTGAAATCAATCAACTCCTTAAAGATGTCAGTGAAAAACCGGAAAAATTCACCGTTTGGTTCAGGATAATTCTTGAACAATATATCCGCTTTCTGAACCTGAAAAAATAATTCAAAAAAAATTTCTCTTTTGCTACACAAACAAATATTTTCTTTATATTTGCCTGTCTTAAGTTTATAAACTTTTTGTAAGTCATTTAACATAAATAAAACAAAACTATGAGAAATTTTAAAGGAAAACACGTCAATATTCGTATGCTTGTTCTGATAAGCATGCTGATGGTATCTTCTTTCGTCTATGCACAGACCACCTACACCCTCTCAACCTCTCCACCTTATTCACCCAATACAACAACCTCAAACACCTATGGATTATGTTTCAATGTGGGTGCAAAAAGTGCAATTCTGATAACAAAGTTAAAAAGTACTTTTTCTTCAACTGGCACCTTATCCATCAAAGTATGGTATAAAAAAGACAGCATTAATGGAGTTCCCAATATTTCGACTGCTAATGGCTGGATACTCCATCAAAACGTCAGTGTCAGTGTTAGCCAAACCACCAGCCCGACAGAATTTTCCCTGACCAATCCCATTGAAATTCCTGCAGGAAAAGTTTACGGGCTATATATAGAAGGTTACCCAAAATATGTAAGTAGCGGTTCTCCGCAGTTTTTTCAGGACGCAAATGCCTATATCAATGTTGGCAGTAATGTCGGGTATTGTTTATTACCCGGAAGTACTTCCGCCCTTGGACTGCGTCAATGGTGCGGGGCTATTGTTTATCAGCTGGCTATAGTTGCCGGATTTGACCTTGAAGTGATCAGCATTGATTCTCCGGTCGTGTTTAAACAAGGCAATAATACCATTTATACCACAGTCAGAAACAACAGAACCGACACCATCCGTTGGTTTGACATTGCTTATCAGGTTGACAACAATTCACCTGTGGTTGTTACCAATCATTATCCTGCCTCTCCCATCCTGATCAATAAAACCTATCAGTATAAATTCAGCACCCCCTGTAACCTGCCCAACCAAGGAACATATAATATTAAAGTCTGGGTAGCCAATGCAAATGACTCTACCCCTGATAACAAGCCCGCAAATGATACGATTAAAAAGACTATATGCACTGGTATAAGCGGAACCTTTACCATAGGCGGAAGCGGAGCCGATTTCAGTAATTTTGCCTCAGCAGTGGGCGCATTAAAATCCTGCGGCATCTCCGGTCCTGTAACATTTCTTGTCAGCCCGGGTACTTATAATGAAAGAATAGAAATACCTGAAATTATTGGCACCAGTAAAAATAATCAGATCAAATTCCTTGGTTCCGGAATCTCAACCTGTAAAATCACTTATGCAGGAACAAGTTCAGCCTATTCCACCATTTATCTTAATGGTGCTGACTATGTTACTTTTGACGGTTTTACCATAGAAAACACAGGGACTACCTATTCTGTCGGAATAACACTTGGAAATAATGCCAATAACAACGTGATTTCAAACAATCTTATTTCTGTATATGCAGGAACCTCATCCTACATGATTGGCCTCAGGGGTTCAGCCAGCGATGGCTCAACTACAGCCGGTTCCATCGGGTTCAACAACTACATCTATAACAACCGTATCACCGGAGGTTATTACGGCATTTATTGGTACAATTCGGGAAGCTCTACTTCAGCAAAAACTTACTTTAACAATACATACGAAAAAAATATTATTGACAAT belongs to Sphingobacteriales bacterium and includes:
- a CDS encoding phytoene/squalene synthase family protein, which gives rise to MKEIYDKLSYQISKSITRAYSTSFTLGIRLLDPKLRGPIYAIYGFVRLADEIVDSFHDFNKVELLEKFTADTWEAIEKGISLNPVLNSFQQVVNEYQIDHQLISTFLRSMEMDLDKKQYNQKLYEQYILGSAEVVGLMCLKVFVYGDEKKYDELKYSAMKLGSAFQKINFLRDIQADYKNMGRSYFPDINYEYFNETAKSSIENDIEKDFRDGYEGIRKLPAKSRIGVYLAYVYYYQLFKKIKKTHARHIMEERIRINNARKYVILFSSYLRHTMNML
- the idi gene encoding isopentenyl-diphosphate Delta-isomerase — translated: MRDKVVLVDKNDREVGIMDKMEAHRKGILHRAFSVFIFNESNELLLQQRALSKYHSPGLWTNTCCSHPQAGEDVRFSAKSRLVEEMGFSCEIEKQFEFIYHAGVGDGLIEHELDHVFTGYYNHDPKPEPSEVADFKWIEINQLLKDVSEKPEKFTVWFRIILEQYIRFLNLKK